A genomic segment from Bos mutus isolate GX-2022 chromosome 27, NWIPB_WYAK_1.1, whole genome shotgun sequence encodes:
- the PPP1R3B gene encoding protein phosphatase 1 regulatory subunit 3B isoform X2, producing the protein MAVDIECRYSCMAPSLRRERFAFQIAPKPSKPLRPCIQLSGKNEASGTVAPTVQEKKVKKRVSFADNQGLALTMVKVFSEFDDPLDIPLNITELLDSIVSLTTAESESFVLDFSQPSADYLDFRNRLQTDHVCLENCVLKDRSIAGTVKVQNLAFEKTVKVRMTFDTWKSFTDFPCWYVKDTYAGSDKDTFSFDVSLPEKIQSYERMEFAVCYECNGQTYWDSNKGKNYRIIRAELQSTQGTAQPPNGPDFEIAFDQFGSPRCSYGLFPEWPSYLGYEKLGPYY; encoded by the coding sequence ATGGCCGTGGACATCGAGTGCAGGTACAGCTGCATGGCCCCCTCCTTGCGCAGAGAGCGGTTTGCCTTCCAGATTGCCCCAAAGCCAAGCAAACCTCTCAGGCCTTGTATTCAGCTGAGCGGCAAGAATGAAGCCAGTGGGACGGTGGCCCCGACGGTCCAGGAGAAAAAGGTGAAGAAGCGGGTGTCCTTCGCCGACAACCAGGGGCTGGCCCTGACGATGGTCAAAGTGTTCTCCGAGTTCGATGACCCGTTAGATATTCCGCTGAACATCACCGAGCTCCTGGACAGCATCGTGAGCCTGACAACAGCGGAGAGCGAGAGCTTTGTGCTGGATTTCTCGCAGCCATCAGCGGACTACCTGGACTTCAGAAATCGGCTTCAGACCGACCACGTGTGCCTGGAGAACTGCGTTCTGAAGGACAGGTCCATTGCAGGCACCGTGAAGGTGCAGAACCTCGCGTTCGAGAAGACGGTGAAAGTCCGGATGACCTTTGACACCTGGAAGAGCTTCACAGACTTTCCCTGTTGGTACGTGAAGGACACGTACGCGGGTTCAGACAAGGACACGTTCTCCTTTGACGTCAGCTTGCCTGAGAAAATTCAGTCTTACGAGAGGATGGAGTTCGCCGTGTGCTATGAGTGCAATGGACAGACGTACTGGGACAGCAACAAAGGCAAAAACTATAGGATCATCCGGGCGGAGCTGCAGTCTACCCAGGGAACAGCCCAGCCGCCAAACGGACCAGATTTTGAAATAGCCTTTGACCAGTTTGGAAGCCCTCGGTGTTCCTACGGTCTGTTTCCGGAGTGGCCTAGTTATTTAGGATACGAGAAGCTTGGGCCATACTACTAG